In the Flagellimonas sp. HMM57 genome, one interval contains:
- a CDS encoding TonB-dependent receptor, producing MKSVLLLISFLMLPVAFFAQDNITVSGTVLDDTGQPLPGANIIVKGTTNGVQTDFDGNYVLDDIPSDGILMFSYVGFRTQEISVNGQFTINVNLQEDSQLLDEVVVIGYGEQKRSDITGAVVSIKSEEIVKIPALTATQSIQGKVAGVNIIANDAPGATPTVLVRGLGTALGGRDPFFVVDGQPLQDIRTINPADIESIEFLKGASYANIYGIRAANGVILVTTKKGREGKINFNFDTFFGLRSILNRVEMANGAQYTQFFNEENAAIDGPQLQLNQRYDTDWYDELLQTGVIQSHNFSVSGGSKTVDYFLSYNFYDEEGILADNKFTRGNIRSNNTFKLFDNKFRIIQNLNLTYTNETPKPFGAFNNAYRQSPLVPVRYDNGRFGQSFYNQTTGIVGFEANEGESVGRLNTAGNPVSQVFFDDENRSTTTIQGQITAELDITDYLKSTTRFGATQGYVKRNIFEPRRQTWLNADPTRTEEMFEEGRADLDGDGVISPEFANNRFNVRDEEFFRWNVESFLTFDKSFGKHNLSATVGLSRENFGGREIVEAQAFDVFEEPRLRSLGRRTSAFFDNTVEQEFNQSTNLQSYFARAEYDFAEKYFIRGVIRRDGTSNFVDGENFFDNFPAFSVGWTLTEEDFLKENKLVDFLKVFGGWGQVGNANVPRNEQVVNTDPDSGNQNYVFGPNQDLIFGASFGSPVARLQWEVTEEWEGGLDFAMFDRKLSGTFTYYYRNNTNTIIQAQNLLNSAPEGNFNVQAARVTNTGVEGLLNWRDRIGENFSYNVGVNFSTNRNRVEDLDPALGGQTGGSLSNGQITKRLEEGQPIFAWWLFEADGVWQNQEEIDNNPSVGNARPGHLRYKDQNEDGVIDDRDKRYFDNYIPTYNYGITIGAQYKNLDFSLDGFGVGGNKVYNGLANTRLQSVNISEEIFNNRWTGEGSTNSAPGADRDALASSFWLEDGDFFRINNITLGYTFNQLDGFLSRARLYVTAQNPFMFTSYSGFTPELLGNGVPNQTAGIELAAYPTTRTFILGLNIQI from the coding sequence ATGAAAAGCGTATTATTATTAATTTCGTTTTTGATGTTGCCTGTAGCTTTTTTCGCTCAGGATAACATAACGGTATCAGGTACCGTTTTGGATGATACTGGACAGCCTTTGCCCGGTGCCAATATTATCGTTAAGGGTACAACAAACGGAGTACAAACGGATTTCGATGGAAATTACGTTCTGGATGATATTCCAAGCGATGGAATATTAATGTTCAGTTATGTAGGTTTCAGAACACAGGAAATTTCAGTTAATGGGCAATTTACCATCAATGTAAATCTTCAAGAAGATTCCCAGTTGCTGGATGAAGTGGTTGTAATTGGTTATGGTGAACAAAAGCGTTCGGACATTACGGGGGCGGTGGTTTCCATAAAATCAGAGGAAATCGTCAAAATTCCGGCATTGACCGCGACACAATCCATTCAAGGAAAAGTAGCTGGGGTAAATATTATCGCTAACGATGCGCCAGGCGCTACACCAACGGTACTTGTGAGAGGTTTGGGAACTGCCTTGGGAGGAAGAGACCCTTTCTTTGTTGTTGACGGTCAGCCCTTACAGGATATAAGAACTATTAATCCTGCTGATATTGAATCTATAGAATTTTTGAAAGGTGCTTCCTATGCTAATATTTATGGAATAAGGGCCGCAAACGGTGTGATTCTAGTTACGACCAAAAAGGGTAGGGAAGGAAAAATAAATTTCAATTTCGATACCTTCTTTGGCCTACGATCTATATTAAACCGAGTTGAAATGGCAAACGGGGCTCAATATACGCAGTTTTTCAATGAAGAAAATGCAGCGATTGACGGACCACAATTACAACTAAATCAGCGTTATGATACAGATTGGTATGATGAACTACTACAGACAGGGGTCATACAGAGCCATAACTTTTCTGTGTCTGGCGGGTCAAAGACTGTAGATTATTTTCTAAGTTATAATTTTTATGATGAGGAAGGAATTCTGGCAGATAATAAGTTTACTAGAGGAAATATACGAAGTAACAATACATTTAAATTGTTTGACAACAAGTTCAGAATTATTCAAAACTTGAACTTGACCTATACCAACGAGACACCAAAACCTTTTGGAGCTTTCAATAATGCATATAGACAATCTCCGCTGGTGCCAGTACGCTATGATAATGGGCGTTTTGGGCAATCCTTTTACAATCAAACTACTGGAATTGTTGGTTTTGAGGCTAACGAAGGAGAGTCAGTTGGTCGTTTGAATACAGCTGGGAATCCGGTCTCCCAAGTGTTTTTTGATGATGAAAACAGAAGTACTACCACGATACAAGGTCAAATTACCGCAGAGTTGGATATCACGGACTATTTAAAGTCTACCACAAGATTTGGTGCTACACAGGGGTATGTGAAAAGAAATATATTTGAACCTAGACGGCAAACATGGTTGAACGCTGATCCTACCCGTACAGAAGAAATGTTCGAAGAAGGAAGAGCGGATTTAGATGGTGATGGCGTTATATCACCAGAATTTGCCAACAATAGATTCAATGTTAGGGATGAGGAATTTTTTCGATGGAACGTAGAAAGTTTCTTGACCTTTGACAAGTCATTTGGAAAACATAATCTATCCGCAACAGTAGGATTGAGCCGTGAAAATTTTGGAGGACGGGAAATTGTGGAAGCACAAGCGTTTGATGTTTTTGAGGAGCCTAGATTGCGAAGCTTGGGAAGAAGAACCTCTGCTTTTTTCGATAATACAGTTGAACAAGAGTTTAATCAATCTACCAATTTACAGTCTTATTTTGCAAGGGCGGAATATGACTTTGCCGAAAAGTATTTTATTAGAGGAGTCATAAGGCGGGATGGTACTAGTAATTTTGTTGATGGCGAAAACTTTTTTGATAATTTCCCAGCCTTTAGTGTAGGATGGACCTTGACCGAGGAAGATTTCCTAAAGGAAAATAAGTTAGTAGACTTTTTAAAAGTTTTTGGTGGTTGGGGCCAAGTAGGGAATGCCAACGTACCACGTAATGAACAAGTAGTAAATACAGACCCCGATTCTGGAAATCAGAATTACGTCTTTGGGCCTAATCAAGATTTGATATTTGGTGCATCTTTCGGAAGCCCAGTGGCTAGATTACAGTGGGAAGTTACTGAGGAATGGGAAGGAGGTTTAGATTTTGCAATGTTCGACCGTAAACTTTCAGGGACCTTTACGTATTATTATAGAAATAATACGAATACCATTATTCAAGCCCAAAATTTATTGAATTCAGCGCCAGAAGGGAACTTTAATGTACAGGCTGCTAGGGTAACCAATACAGGTGTCGAAGGTTTATTGAATTGGAGAGATCGTATAGGGGAAAACTTTAGCTATAACGTTGGAGTCAACTTTTCAACAAATAGAAACCGGGTTGAGGACTTAGATCCAGCTTTAGGTGGTCAAACTGGAGGAAGTCTCAGCAATGGGCAGATTACCAAGAGATTGGAAGAAGGTCAGCCCATATTTGCTTGGTGGTTATTTGAAGCTGACGGCGTCTGGCAGAATCAGGAAGAAATAGATAATAACCCATCTGTAGGTAATGCTAGACCCGGACATTTAAGGTATAAAGACCAAAATGAAGATGGGGTTATCGATGATAGGGACAAACGCTACTTTGATAATTACATCCCTACTTATAACTATGGAATTACTATAGGAGCTCAGTATAAGAATCTGGACTTCAGTTTGGATGGCTTTGGGGTAGGAGGTAATAAGGTGTACAATGGACTGGCCAATACAAGACTACAAAGTGTAAACATCTCAGAAGAAATCTTTAACAATCGTTGGACCGGCGAAGGTTCTACTAACTCTGCCCCAGGAGCGGATAGAGATGCTCTGGCATCTTCTTTCTGGTTAGAGGATGGTGACTTCTTTAGGATAAACAACATCACCTTGGGCTATACTTTTAACCAGCTTGATGGTTTTTTGAGTCGGGCAAGGCTCTATGTTACCGCCCAAAACCCCTTTATGTTTACCAGCTATTCGGGCTTTACCCCAGAATTACTTGGTAATGGAGTGCCTAATCAAACTGCTGGGATTGAACTGGCGGCATATCCAACTACAAGGACATTTATTCTTGGTCTAAACATTCAGATTTAA